A section of the Spirosoma pollinicola genome encodes:
- a CDS encoding winged helix-turn-helix domain-containing protein, which produces MKNDLLAQFNKAFESKARLSIMSVLMVNELMSFNSLKELLGLTDGNLATHLRALEESGYVAVQKQFIGRKPNTTYSATNTGQQAFTDHLNALEEFIKNL; this is translated from the coding sequence ATGAAGAACGACCTGCTGGCTCAATTCAATAAAGCCTTTGAAAGCAAAGCGCGGCTAAGCATCATGTCGGTATTGATGGTCAATGAGTTGATGAGTTTCAACTCGCTTAAAGAGTTACTGGGCCTAACCGACGGCAATCTGGCTACGCACCTGCGTGCCCTGGAAGAGTCGGGCTATGTTGCCGTGCAAAAGCAATTTATTGGTCGAAAACCAAACACAACGTACTCGGCCACCAATACCGGACAACAGGCCTTTACCGATCACCTGAACGCGCTGGAAGAGTTTATAAAGAATTTGTAG